The Hevea brasiliensis isolate MT/VB/25A 57/8 chromosome 1, ASM3005281v1, whole genome shotgun sequence DNA segment AAAGCCTCTTGTGTTTGAACCAGAAAACTTTTTTTGGATGCATTTAAGGAAAGAGCGGTTTCCAAACCTAAGAAAGTCAAAATTACAGCCAAGGTGTGATGGTCCATTCAAAGTGCTAGAAAGGATCAACAACAATGCATACAAGATTGATTTACTTGGTGAGTATGGTGTTAGCAATTCTTTTAACATTACTGATCTTTCCCCTTGCATTGATGCAGGACCAAATTCCAGGACGAATTCTTTCAAAGGAGGAGGGGATAatgaagaagcaccagtgcctatgccattatttagaggacccatcatCAGAGCCGGAGCTAGAGAGCTGTAAGCATTGGTGTTGGAGTATTGTGAacacaagggggatcaaaattgccatgttggacttttTTGCATATTattggaatctaggtggatcattctcacacaagttggcataGGAGACTTGACGAGTAGCGCCACATTAGCGTGACTTAAgccacatcagcatgacttggcacaagaccattcGGCCAAGTGGATTTGAGGAGCTTtttatgcttatttggatttgccatgtgctgacacattttattggtccccactacattaaaaaaagtttgctaccacctaaagtgttgttgccaccttatggtccccactacataaaggctgccataaagcaagtggtcccaaatgATCCCCCCTTAAGGGGACGCCCCATCTCATTGAGGAGCCTTGTATTTTTGTCTTTTTTaccatgttggcacacttttagggttttggtaCACTTTTAGGGGGTTTTAGAGATactatatataacccaagatattcatATTGTATTTGGTAGCCTTCATTTTTCTAGTTTTAGTGTGAGCATTAGGGTGAGAACTCCATTGTtggagcttgagtttcttctatgtttcttccatgtttcttgaaagaacttaGATTCTAGCAacatgaaccccttgctagtcttattttgatgatcaatatgctttatcttgttactatttgtgtattgacacttgggttttcaatctgaaattctgccttgtttggatgattaaagatcttggttccactatttagatgttgtgtttcttggcatcctaggagtgctcatcagGTGCATAGCTGCAGTTGTAAAGGGTTTGGCGTAAACTGCATCAATTTCAACTACTGTCATGTTGTGACCAGCAATTGCAAAGAAAAGTTCGTCGTTGAACGCAGCATTGGTGATTCTAAAGAGGTATGTCTTTCCCTGCTCAACCACATGGAAAATGTATCTGCAAGAATAGGTAGAAAATGAAAATGCATAAAGCTAGGTAGTATTGAAATGCATTTAGTTCAAAGGTTGTCCTGTTGCTGTTAAGATTGAACAGCTAACAGCAGAACACAAAAGATGAACCAAACacccttaaaatatatataaccaAATTGTAATTTTACTCACATTTCACAGAACATGGGAAGAGTGGCCCGGGTTTCCCATTAATCGTATGTGCATCAGATGCATTTGGTGGCAATCCCAGCTTGTTCCCTTGTTTAACAATCTCTTCTACATCATTGTTCCACCATTCTCCTACACCATTGATTTTCAACAATTACAACAATTAGGAAAGCCAATACCTTAAAAAGTGTACTTGAAATAACCCAAGTTCAATATAACCAAGATGTTAATTAGTTTATGCATATGGATCCCACCTAAAATGATGACTTTTTCCATTTGAGGCTGAGGGAAAGGAAATGGGTTGCCTGGTTTAGGCATGATAACTATAGCACCATAGACAGTAGCCCTTAGCCAAAAGATATGTGCATGCCACCATAGTGTTCCTCTTTGCCctgttatattaaaataatacgTGTAACTTTGGCCTGTCTTGATTGGACATTGTGTTATATAAGCAGGCCCATCTGCCCAACCACTTCGAAACTGCTTTAGTCCATGCCTGCAAGCGCAACAAAACAATCCTTTCTATTAATTATGACAGAAACCTGCATGGTGTTTTACATTTCCTGATGTCACATTATATTATTATTAGCCCTACCAATGAATGGACATGCTACATTGGGCATGTTTGGTCACATTCACAAGAACTCTATCTCCTTCTCTGACATAAATTGTTGATCCTGGAAACCTCCCATTTACTGTGAAAATGGGCTTGGCATGACACAATCTGCTAACATTTTTCATTTGAATCTGAAAAACAAAATCAACAAGAAAATGGAAAATGATTGGCTGCATAGGTGTATCTGAAAATAATTGCATATGAAAAGCATGCTTGAATTACTAGCTAGTGATTTTAATCACTCACATCAAATTGTTATTTCTTAACAGCAGCTTCAACTGGTGGGGAGATAAACCCAATTAagcaaagaaataaaaaataaactctTTGACTTAGAGCCATAATATTTTGAAAGGAAATATGTTGATATGTTTTTGGATGAGACAATTAACGGAAGTCAAAAGTCACATTGCATTTTATAGTGCTTGAAAGATGGAGCATATATCAGTTTGTTAGAAGAAGATAGTTGCTGTTGAATTAGGTGGAGAGGACTAGCTAGCCGAGAATAGATTGAATACCAAAGCTATGAGAGCTACTCTGAGCCAACCGTGGTCGTCCACCCTGTGCCTGAGCTTTGCCGTCAAGGAAAAGTGATTGTTTTTGTATTTACTCTCCCTTTTTTCTATGTTTTTTTTCCCTCTATTTTGCAAGGGTGAATGCCTTCTATTTTAATTAGAAacgaaggatttttttttttctttttccttccttgaCAGTTTGGTTATCAATATCAAGACCTTGCTTCTAAGCTTTCATGGGTTTCTATTTTTTGTGAATATTATATTGTTTttaaaataacttgaaaatatGAAACCTTTTAATGCTAAAATATTAGCAGTTGTTTTGATATAAATTCCACTTCTTCACTAATATTGCTTTGATATAAATACTGCTTGACGCCATGTAGTGATCCTGTAGAGTGTTTAGTTTAATGACTTGTGTAATTAACTACATAGATTGAATCACGAACAGATCAAGACATCAAAGACTAGTTAATTCAATTATTGCATTAAATTGCCCTGGGGAAGTATGTAATGCACGTGAAATTCTTATCTATATCTAGTCCATCATGATTCCATATCTTGTGTCTTGAATTTATGATGGACTGAGTTATTGATAATAAAAATCCTGTTATGTACTTTGTTAATTATTAATTCTCTGCCTGAAATTCATGTATGTATATAACTGCACCATTGATATGCATATAGAAGGGAATGAGGAGACAGTGAGGAGGAAAAGATCTTCTCTCTTCAACAGGTGGCTAACAGATTCTAATTGAGAAACCAAAAGAaagaaaattcatttcattttgtaaatatgaatttatacatacaaaataatttcattagGACAATATGAGCTGATACAGCCTCTTTCATGAAAAGGGCTAATAAATGAATGAATATCTACAATGAAATTCCGtacaatattaaaaaaatataaataaataaattattcagCATTATTCAGAGAAAAGAAGCAATTAAAAGGGTGCAATTTTTCTAGTTAATTATTTCCAACGTTAGCCTTGATAATTGTGGAGCCTCTTTTAAAGTAGGTTGGTGCATTCCTGAGCCAGCTTTGCCCCCCAATCATGGCCTTTGTTAAGTAGGGTGCAGCCTCTTCCATGGATAAGCTCTGCGACCATTCAACCCTGTGAGCTCTGTTAGCTCCAGGACCATAACACTTGTACTCAGCATAGAACACAGTACTACACCAAACACAAAAACAAGCGGTTAATTCTTGTATGAAGAAGAATGTATATATAGATCATTTCTTTTTTAACGAATAAAAAAGAGATATGGCGGTACTGATACCGATTGTAATACTCCTTGCAAACCTGAAAACACTAAATCTAAAatagttaatttaaattatatgcaCCTTTGCTTGGTTTGGCCAGCCCAACTATCCCATCCGGCTGGGACTATCGCACTGGACATGTAAGATAAGGCAAAGACCACTCTTGAATAATCACCCCATGGCCTTCCTAGATAAGCACTTCCAATGCCAGTGATCTTGCAATCCAAAAAGGTGAAACCACTATTCTGAGTCAAAGAGTCCCTGTGCTGAGCTGTTATAGATCCATTGTTTTTGGAAATTGAATGCAGATGGCACCTCTGCACATACAAAACTATATCATGTACTTTCTCCAAAAAGAACATTGAAAATTCTTTTgtcattttcttaacaatttataaaattttcaaagaaTCAAGTTTAAGtagaaatataaatatatatagcaCTCACTTCAAAGAGTGAAGCAGCATTTCCACATATGAAATCCGTAGCTCCTTCAATGTAGCAATTTCTATAATAGTGTGATCCGGTGTCGTCCAAGAGGGTGTCTTGATATGAG contains these protein-coding regions:
- the LOC110664821 gene encoding putative pectinesterase 11 translates to MGVAAMKISGCVVVMILAHTALLGSLMAAAAAAAATASIDLSTAVLISVDQSGKGDFKKIQDAIDSVPPNNSQLYFILVKPGTYREKVVVPADKPFITLSGTQPSKTIITWSDGGDIFQSPTLSVLGSDFVGRYLTIQNTYGSGDKAVALRVSGDRAAFYGCRILSYQDTLLDDTGSHYYRNCYIEGATDFICGNAASLFERCHLHSISKNNGSITAQHRDSLTQNSGFTFLDCKITGIGSAYLGRPWGDYSRVVFALSYMSSAIVPAGWDSWAGQTKQSTVFYAEYKCYGPGANRAHRVEWSQSLSMEEAAPYLTKAMIGGQSWLRNAPTYFKRGSTIIKANVGNN